A window of the Salegentibacter mishustinae genome harbors these coding sequences:
- a CDS encoding anthranilate synthase component II has protein sequence MKKILVIDNYDSFVYNLVHYLEELDCEVTVIRNDQLELEDVEKYDKILLSPGPGIPSEAGLLKPIIEKYASSKSILGVCLGQQAIGEVFGGTLGNLESVYHGIATTMDLCVDDEPLFKDLPKTMKVGRYHSWVVLKELPDSLEATSYDEKGQIMSLRHREFDVRGVQFHPESVLTPDGKKMIQNWVESPSPTLPKGEGAHT, from the coding sequence ATGAAAAAAATATTAGTTATAGATAATTACGATTCTTTTGTGTACAATCTTGTACATTATTTAGAAGAATTAGATTGTGAAGTCACGGTAATAAGAAACGACCAGTTAGAGCTGGAAGACGTGGAGAAATATGATAAGATTTTGCTTTCTCCCGGCCCCGGAATTCCCAGTGAAGCCGGATTATTAAAACCTATCATAGAAAAATATGCTTCTTCAAAAAGCATCCTGGGCGTGTGTCTCGGGCAACAAGCCATAGGTGAAGTTTTCGGCGGGACCTTGGGCAATCTGGAATCGGTTTATCACGGCATCGCCACAACGATGGATCTTTGTGTAGACGACGAACCACTTTTTAAAGATCTCCCAAAAACAATGAAGGTAGGCCGCTACCATTCCTGGGTAGTTTTAAAAGAACTCCCAGATTCTTTGGAAGCCACTTCTTACGATGAAAAAGGACAAATCATGTCTCTTCGTCACCGTGAGTTTGATGTGCGTGGAGTACAGTTTCATCCGGAATCGGTATTGACTCCAGATGGAAAAAAAATGATTCAGAATTGGGTAGAAAGCCCCTCCCCGACCCTCCCCAAAGGAGAGGGAGCTCATACCTAA
- a CDS encoding anthranilate synthase component I family protein, translating to MYQLKTTYKKLLADTITPVSVYLKVRDKYPNSLLLESSDYHANDNSFSYICCNPIASIKIQNEVITEVFPDGSKKTTKITPEVNVPQQIQEFSKQFKTEDSDFKFINNGLFGYIAYDGVRYFEDLEIKKRNGDLKLPDIYYAVYQNIIAINHFNNEAYIFDHNYDTDSKIAEIEQLIKVKNFATYNFERQQEPISNLTDEEFRENVRLGKKHCYRGDVFQIVLSRRFSQKFKGDEFNVYRALRSVNPSPYLFYFDYGNFKIFGSSPEAQLVVQDGQAEIHPIAGTFKRTGNDEEDAEIAKRLAADEKENAEHVMLVDLARNDLSRHGNNVKVEKYREIQFFSHVIHLVSKVTGTKDSKTPTMQVVADTFPAGTLSGAPKHSAMKLIEKYENVNRDAYGGAIGFMDFHGNFNHAIIIRSFVSKDHQLHYQAGAGVVSESVEENELQEVYNKLGALTKALDIAEDI from the coding sequence ATGTATCAACTAAAGACCACCTATAAAAAACTCCTTGCCGATACCATTACGCCGGTGAGTGTTTATTTAAAAGTTCGGGACAAATATCCTAACAGTCTCTTGCTGGAAAGTAGTGACTACCACGCCAACGATAATAGTTTCTCGTATATATGCTGCAATCCTATCGCTTCTATTAAGATTCAAAACGAAGTGATTACCGAAGTTTTTCCTGACGGAAGTAAAAAAACAACAAAGATCACTCCTGAAGTGAACGTACCGCAGCAAATCCAGGAATTTTCAAAGCAATTTAAAACTGAAGACTCTGATTTTAAATTCATTAATAACGGACTCTTTGGCTATATCGCTTATGACGGAGTTCGGTATTTTGAAGATTTAGAGATTAAAAAGAGAAATGGTGATCTTAAACTTCCGGATATTTATTACGCGGTTTATCAAAATATCATTGCGATAAATCATTTTAATAACGAAGCCTATATTTTTGATCATAACTACGATACCGATTCAAAAATCGCTGAAATCGAGCAACTGATTAAAGTTAAGAATTTCGCAACCTATAATTTTGAACGTCAGCAGGAACCAATTTCTAACCTCACCGACGAAGAATTCAGGGAAAATGTACGCCTCGGAAAGAAACACTGCTATCGTGGGGACGTTTTTCAAATTGTACTGTCACGAAGGTTTTCTCAAAAATTCAAGGGAGATGAATTCAATGTCTACCGCGCTTTACGTAGCGTTAACCCTTCGCCCTATCTTTTCTATTTCGACTACGGAAACTTTAAAATCTTTGGAAGTTCCCCTGAAGCACAATTGGTAGTTCAGGACGGGCAGGCAGAAATCCATCCAATCGCCGGAACTTTTAAACGTACCGGAAATGATGAGGAAGATGCCGAAATAGCCAAAAGACTCGCCGCCGATGAAAAAGAAAATGCCGAACATGTGATGTTGGTAGATCTTGCTCGTAACGACTTAAGTAGACACGGGAATAATGTGAAGGTTGAAAAATATCGGGAAATTCAGTTTTTCTCCCACGTAATACACTTAGTAAGTAAAGTTACCGGCACCAAAGACTCAAAAACACCTACAATGCAGGTAGTGGCCGATACTTTTCCGGCGGGGACTTTAAGCGGGGCGCCGAAACACAGCGCGATGAAGCTGATAGAAAAATATGAAAATGTAAATCGTGATGCATACGGTGGCGCGATAGGGTTTATGGATTTCCACGGAAATTTTAACCATGCGATTATCATTAGATCTTTTGTAAGTAAAGACCACCAATTGCATTATCAAGCCGGCGCAGGTGTGGTTTCAGAATCTGTAGAAGAAAACGAATTACAGGAAGTTTATAATAAACTAGGGGCACTAACCAAGGCATTGGATATCGCTGAAGATATATAA